Proteins from one candidate division KSB1 bacterium genomic window:
- a CDS encoding thioredoxin family protein, giving the protein MKRCKIIYPLAILLLLQIGCSEKTQEEPVAKTEAQTLSPDTSSKDVKKDSVLVTFIELGSVKCIPCKMMQPIMDEIETEYAGQVKVVFHDVWTKEGQPYAQKYGIRAIPTQVFLDKEGNEYFRHEGFFPKKELVKVLEEQGVK; this is encoded by the coding sequence ATGAAAAGATGTAAAATTATTTATCCTCTCGCGATTTTACTATTACTACAAATTGGCTGTTCTGAAAAAACGCAAGAGGAACCCGTCGCCAAAACAGAAGCGCAAACTTTATCGCCGGACACTTCCTCAAAGGATGTAAAGAAGGATTCGGTTTTAGTTACATTCATCGAACTGGGATCGGTAAAATGCATCCCCTGCAAGATGATGCAGCCGATTATGGATGAGATTGAAACGGAATATGCGGGACAAGTCAAGGTCGTATTCCACGATGTCTGGACAAAAGAGGGGCAACCCTATGCCCAAAAATACGGTATACGAGCGATTCCCACTCAGGTTTTTCTGGACAAAGAAGGCAATGAATATTTCCGGCATGAAGGTTTTTTTCCGAAAAAGGAGCTGGTCAAGGTTTTGGAAGAACAGGGAGTAAAGTAA
- a CDS encoding cytochrome c biogenesis protein CcdA has translation MDTLFVWLSEKLSGSAELALTASFLWGILSILLSPCHLASIPLIVGFINGQGIVTKKRAFILSALFSVGILLTIAVIGLITGMMGRIMGDVGKTGNYIVAVIFFVIGLHLLEIINLPFPGMSNQPKMKKKGALAAFVIGLLFGIAFGPARSPIWRLCWELLSMSPRPVRFFPAP, from the coding sequence ATGGATACTCTTTTTGTCTGGTTATCAGAAAAATTAAGCGGTTCAGCAGAGCTGGCATTGACCGCTTCTTTCTTATGGGGCATCCTGAGTATTCTGCTCAGTCCTTGTCATCTTGCCAGTATTCCCCTGATCGTGGGCTTTATTAACGGACAAGGTATTGTCACAAAGAAACGCGCCTTTATTCTGTCAGCCCTCTTTTCTGTCGGCATTCTGCTGACCATTGCTGTGATCGGGCTGATCACCGGAATGATGGGCCGTATTATGGGTGATGTGGGAAAGACCGGGAATTATATTGTAGCTGTGATATTTTTTGTGATCGGACTGCATCTGCTTGAAATTATCAATTTGCCTTTTCCGGGCATGTCCAATCAACCAAAGATGAAAAAGAAAGGCGCCCTGGCCGCGTTTGTGATCGGTCTGCTTTTTGGTATCGCATTTGGCCCTGCACGTTCGCCTATATGGCGCCTATGTTGGGAATTGCTTTCAATGTCGCCTCGACCCGTCCGGTTTTTTCCGGCTCCTTGA
- a CDS encoding rhodanese-like domain-containing protein: protein MKWIPKSALRQGIAITAIAAIIGLAVNAFHPRNVQFSFTRPSLEYAPDSLLTEDPLSDNIAGQSDSLTMAPNQSGELIVISTKQVRQLVSRGQAVLLDARTRAEYTAGHLPGARHLPVEFVYEYENQITAFPKDKWLVCYCDGPPCDLGELLAYELMLREFNRVAVYQDGLNDWKKRYPIVKGKEAGDFEK from the coding sequence ATGAAATGGATTCCGAAAAGCGCACTCCGACAAGGTATCGCAATAACTGCTATTGCCGCGATCATCGGGCTGGCAGTTAATGCGTTTCACCCTCGAAACGTGCAATTTTCTTTTACTCGACCGTCATTGGAATATGCACCTGATTCGCTGCTGACAGAAGACCCTTTATCGGACAATATCGCCGGGCAAAGTGATTCTTTGACCATGGCGCCGAACCAGAGCGGCGAGTTGATTGTTATCAGCACAAAACAAGTGCGGCAGCTTGTCTCTCGGGGGCAAGCTGTGCTGCTGGATGCGAGAACCCGGGCTGAATATACAGCAGGACATCTTCCCGGAGCAAGACATTTACCGGTGGAGTTTGTTTACGAGTATGAAAACCAGATCACGGCGTTCCCCAAAGATAAATGGCTCGTCTGCTACTGCGACGGCCCTCCCTGTGACCTGGGCGAGTTGTTGGCGTACGAGCTGATGCTGCGTGAATTTAACCGGGTTGCCGTGTATCAGGACGGGTTGAATGATTGGAAAAAACGATATCCGATCGTGAAAGGAAAGGAGGCGGGCGATTTTGAAAAGTGA
- a CDS encoding MauE/DoxX family redox-associated membrane protein, whose amino-acid sequence MKSETMKWFVLALRWIVALLFIYSGFIKIMNPAAFAEQVDNYRLVPYFLVTLTAAILPWLELFCGLLLIFGRWLHGALLILVVLNLVFLFAVSSALAQGLDISCGCFSTGNEGTRIGIKKLIENVMLVLVSIALYLQVVFKSQDRLINN is encoded by the coding sequence TTGAAAAGTGAAACGATGAAATGGTTCGTATTGGCATTACGCTGGATTGTGGCGCTGCTCTTTATTTATTCCGGTTTTATAAAGATTATGAACCCGGCCGCGTTCGCTGAACAGGTCGATAACTATCGCCTGGTGCCTTATTTTTTGGTCACCCTGACCGCGGCAATCCTGCCCTGGCTGGAACTGTTTTGCGGGCTTTTGTTGATTTTTGGCAGATGGCTGCATGGAGCCCTGCTCATATTAGTGGTGTTGAATCTGGTTTTTCTCTTTGCTGTTAGTTCGGCGCTGGCGCAGGGTCTGGATATCAGCTGCGGCTGTTTTTCCACCGGCAATGAGGGCACGCGCATCGGGATTAAAAAACTCATTGAAAATGTAATGCTGGTGCTGGTTTCGATTGCGCTTTATTTACAAGTTGTATTCAAAAGTCAAGACCGTCTAATAAATAACTGA
- a CDS encoding TolC family protein: MKRKIVIFLFAVFIPALLPAQRMQTDTVAISLNDALQEALSNNELLKKTAARTKAGQASLQQAEGEMLPTIDANFSYGYLDIVPGFRKQVLGNIQHDLFPSLSISQPIYTGGKLKHAKQAAEAEVEALEQAFMTEQLNLKLAVALRYFQLQSLIHQRRILLENRKQLETQQRYARLLVQAGRMSQLELHRIGVEIAGSDGRLLKIDNDFQTASYELGLLLGRKQPQLLLPQDSLQALPFEPYLEVLVPTALEHNPVWKQLEFDLRRAEAKVKLQQAARLPQVSAQAYYGYEFGFESFSLDKNKRYFWGLNIEVPIYDGNVIGAKIDEAKAGLEQIQWQREYFRKNLATQVRNSYARLKEKEQQIAIQQQAVEQAHQSYRLAMIEYHAGRRSNTDVLDIQKSLLNSQFTLDQATLDYNIARARLLAVMGIF, from the coding sequence ATGAAACGAAAAATTGTCATCTTTTTATTTGCTGTATTTATACCGGCTCTGCTTCCGGCGCAGCGGATGCAAACGGATACTGTCGCTATTTCTTTAAATGATGCGTTGCAAGAGGCGCTTTCCAATAATGAACTGTTGAAAAAAACTGCGGCACGCACCAAAGCCGGTCAGGCATCGCTGCAACAGGCAGAGGGAGAAATGCTTCCAACGATTGACGCCAATTTCAGTTATGGTTATCTGGATATTGTGCCCGGTTTCAGAAAACAGGTGCTGGGTAATATTCAACATGATTTATTCCCCAGCCTTTCTATCAGTCAACCCATCTATACGGGCGGAAAATTAAAGCATGCCAAACAGGCGGCAGAGGCGGAGGTTGAAGCGCTGGAACAGGCATTTATGACTGAACAATTGAATCTCAAGCTGGCCGTGGCCCTGCGTTATTTTCAATTGCAGTCGCTGATTCATCAAAGGCGGATTCTGCTGGAAAATCGAAAGCAACTGGAGACCCAGCAGCGCTACGCCCGACTTTTGGTGCAAGCCGGACGCATGTCGCAACTGGAGCTGCATCGCATCGGTGTGGAGATTGCCGGCAGCGATGGCCGCCTTCTTAAAATTGATAATGATTTTCAAACGGCTTCCTACGAGCTCGGCCTGTTGTTGGGGAGAAAGCAGCCTCAGCTCTTGCTGCCACAGGATTCCCTGCAGGCGCTCCCTTTTGAGCCGTACCTTGAAGTTTTGGTGCCGACCGCGCTGGAGCATAATCCCGTATGGAAACAACTAGAGTTCGATCTGCGCAGAGCTGAAGCAAAGGTGAAACTTCAGCAGGCGGCCCGACTGCCGCAAGTTTCTGCCCAGGCGTATTACGGTTATGAATTCGGATTTGAATCCTTTTCTCTGGATAAGAACAAGCGCTACTTCTGGGGTCTGAACATCGAAGTGCCCATCTATGACGGCAACGTCATCGGAGCAAAGATCGATGAGGCGAAAGCTGGACTGGAACAGATCCAGTGGCAACGGGAATATTTTCGAAAAAATCTGGCAACCCAGGTGCGGAACAGTTACGCACGGCTCAAAGAAAAAGAGCAGCAAATCGCTATTCAGCAACAGGCGGTGGAGCAGGCGCATCAAAGCTATCGGTTGGCCATGATCGAGTATCATGCCGGGAGGCGTTCCAATACGGATGTGCTGGATATTCAAAAATCTCTGCTCAACAGTCAGTTCACGTTGGATCAGGCGACTCTGGATTATAATATTGCCCGCGCCCGGTTGCTGGCGGTGATGGGTATCTTTTAA
- a CDS encoding permease — protein MNSTAIFINGLALICLVLSLIFNRQKIKQAITAATRSFLRILPQALPIIVLIGLFKVWVKKETVEKHLGQRSGLRGHFWGILLAGTTVGGLYVAFPVAAALYHKGARLAVIFSYISAAAIVRIPMTNFEASFLGIKFSLLRLAVSLPLLLLTSELLGTVLQKKNYAPQQN, from the coding sequence ATGAACAGCACAGCAATTTTCATCAACGGGCTTGCCCTGATCTGTTTGGTTTTATCGCTGATTTTTAACCGGCAAAAAATCAAACAAGCCATAACGGCAGCAACAAGATCGTTCTTGAGGATATTGCCCCAGGCGCTGCCCATCATCGTGCTGATCGGTCTTTTTAAAGTGTGGGTGAAAAAGGAAACCGTGGAAAAACATTTGGGTCAGCGATCCGGACTGCGCGGGCATTTCTGGGGCATTCTGCTGGCGGGAACCACGGTGGGTGGATTATATGTGGCGTTTCCCGTAGCTGCCGCATTGTATCACAAGGGCGCTCGCCTGGCAGTCATCTTTTCATATATCAGTGCGGCTGCCATTGTACGCATCCCCATGACCAATTTTGAGGCATCCTTTTTAGGAATAAAATTTTCTCTTTTGCGTTTGGCGGTTTCTTTGCCCCTGCTATTGCTTACATCGGAATTATTGGGCACGGTTTTACAAAAGAAAAACTATGCACCACAACAAAATTAG
- a CDS encoding efflux RND transporter periplasmic adaptor subunit: MKRIFLVTAVFISFWLIHGCGSKPESPAEAKKSNAKLVKVQTVQTRKLTEKLKLPGTLRAENVANILATAEGKISKLLVREGDRVQSNQVVAMLSSLVREDIINSARLLVQAKQEALTKEPNNSELQRELEQAQADYQFALQQYKEIPVTSPIAGVVSQRRVDLGDMVPAKTKLFEIQSSARLLADVPVSELDIRKLKTGQTAEILADACPEKRFHGVIQRIYPQVNSQTRNGIVEIKLKNPCSNLRAGMFVRVLFVTQTLENALAIPVRAIIERPQHKTCFVVRNGKAEEKILQTGLQTDGWLEILSGVAPGDKIVIEGQQQLKTGTVVKIQVNK, from the coding sequence ATGAAACGAATATTTTTAGTAACGGCTGTTTTTATATCGTTTTGGCTGATTCACGGCTGCGGCTCAAAACCGGAAAGCCCGGCAGAAGCCAAAAAATCCAATGCCAAATTGGTAAAAGTGCAGACCGTTCAAACGCGGAAACTGACTGAAAAATTGAAATTACCCGGCACGCTGCGTGCCGAAAATGTCGCCAATATCCTGGCCACAGCCGAAGGAAAGATTTCCAAATTATTGGTACGCGAAGGGGACCGTGTGCAAAGCAATCAAGTGGTTGCCATGCTCAGCTCGCTGGTGCGCGAAGATATCATCAATTCAGCGCGGTTGCTGGTTCAGGCAAAGCAGGAGGCGCTGACAAAAGAACCCAATAATTCAGAATTGCAAAGAGAACTGGAACAGGCGCAAGCGGACTATCAATTTGCTCTTCAACAATACAAAGAAATTCCGGTGACGTCACCCATCGCAGGCGTGGTTTCCCAGCGCCGGGTGGATCTGGGCGACATGGTGCCTGCAAAAACCAAATTATTCGAGATTCAGAGCAGCGCCAGGCTCCTGGCGGATGTGCCGGTGTCGGAGCTGGATATCCGCAAATTAAAGACAGGACAGACGGCAGAAATACTGGCGGATGCCTGCCCGGAAAAACGATTCCACGGAGTCATCCAGCGCATCTATCCCCAGGTAAACAGCCAAACCCGCAACGGCATCGTGGAAATCAAGTTAAAAAATCCGTGTTCGAATTTGCGGGCAGGGATGTTTGTACGGGTGTTGTTTGTTACGCAAACGCTGGAAAATGCCCTGGCCATACCGGTGCGGGCGATTATCGAGCGACCGCAGCATAAAACCTGCTTTGTTGTCCGTAACGGCAAAGCCGAAGAAAAGATTCTGCAAACCGGACTGCAAACCGACGGCTGGCTTGAAATTCTTTCCGGTGTAGCTCCTGGAGATAAAATCGTAATCGAAGGACAACAGCAATTGAAAACCGGGACGGTTGTGAAGATTCAGGTGAATAAATAG
- a CDS encoding GxxExxY protein, translating into MELNKITEKIIGCAIEVHKTLGPGLLESIYEKALCIELKEAGLNFNSQKVIPLNYKGHSIGEFRIDLVVENAVVVEIKSVERHDPIFESQILSYMKLGDYKLGLLINFNSRLLKEGIKRFIL; encoded by the coding sequence ATGGAGCTGAATAAAATTACCGAAAAAATTATCGGCTGTGCCATTGAAGTGCACAAAACGCTGGGTCCTGGATTACTGGAATCCATCTACGAAAAAGCGCTCTGTATCGAATTAAAAGAGGCCGGTTTAAATTTTAATTCACAAAAAGTTATTCCCTTGAATTACAAAGGTCACTCCATCGGAGAATTCAGGATTGACTTGGTGGTGGAGAACGCCGTAGTTGTTGAAATAAAAAGCGTGGAACGACACGATCCAATTTTTGAATCACAGATTTTGAGCTACATGAAATTGGGGGATTACAAATTAGGTTTATTGATCAATTTTAATTCTCGTTTACTGAAAGAGGGTATAAAGAGGTTTATCTTATGA
- a CDS encoding efflux RND transporter permease subunit has product MKLTSIAIKRPVATIVLIATALLLGYFGYSRMPTDFLPEITYPMIKVYVYWRGATPEEINDNIADPLERTLSTVDDLDYLESSSIEGMYTLLINFEYGTDVDVAYQDVVAKMGLATRKLPADVDPPIMFKADPSQLPVVQLIVQSDGRDMVKLRTWTENVLQDQFLAVKGVAGTEIVGGLEREIRVLLDPERLSAYDLTLNQIIRRLREENIERLAGRVTEGSREFIVRTTAEFHSMEDIRNVVIVNNKGSMVRLKDLATVEDSHGDERVVTRFNGKPAIKLNILKQADANTVDVAEAVNVLTRQLTNTVPPDIRFNTVENQADYIKGAISGVRDSAIVAVLLVILVIFVFLGHWRQVLVMLIALPVTILFNFFLMKLGNFSINIFSLGGLVVAMGVVLDNSIVVIENITRMHLEKGRSSDTVADKATSEVALAVLASTLTFLALFLPFLLIPGLTSLLFKELILSIAGIVIVSLLVALTVTPMLTHYLVTAKGHPREHRSLADRFIEVIDRFYRRLLNVLLMFRWIVAAVFVALLVVAVFFFGKIGSEFLPKMDDGRVMIKAILPTGTSVARTDSLMTRLEKIVQDDRYVDKYFVLSGGKVWGLITYEIANEGQIDVELVPKAERPFSSKEYIAKIRPEVMRHMIPGAKLVVKQAKMKGIRKMGESDVEIKVRGIDLERLNEIAHQVVGRLNRIDGLTNIRVGTQITKPEYQIQVDRLRLADLGISTESVSNTVKSLIDGAVASQYRDQGEYYDIRALVSEQQITSKEDIENLFIDGRNGQKVPLRTVAKVIPRLGPVEIVREDQMKQIIVSSDVTADASIGDMAAAVTKSLADFRLPEGYSFQFGGQVYLMQESQNVMLQIIVFALFFAYVILAIQFNSFKQPLLILLGVPFAFAGVIAALLLTGFPAGATVLIGVIIMAGGIATQGVVLISFINEYRRKGLALREAILEAAPLRLRPILMTQATTILGLTPLAINLGEGGDMLQPMAIAVIGGLFFSLFVTLMLLPNLYFIFEKKATKK; this is encoded by the coding sequence ATGAAACTTACATCTATCGCCATCAAGCGTCCGGTAGCAACCATCGTATTGATTGCTACGGCGTTACTGCTCGGTTATTTTGGCTATTCCCGCATGCCCACGGATTTTCTGCCGGAAATCACCTATCCTATGATTAAGGTATATGTTTACTGGCGCGGGGCAACCCCCGAGGAAATCAATGACAATATAGCCGATCCGCTGGAACGCACTTTAAGCACTGTGGATGATCTCGACTATCTGGAATCATCCAGTATTGAGGGTATGTACACCTTGCTGATCAATTTTGAATACGGCACGGATGTAGATGTGGCCTATCAGGATGTGGTGGCGAAAATGGGGCTGGCAACCCGCAAGCTGCCGGCCGATGTAGACCCCCCGATCATGTTCAAGGCCGATCCGTCGCAGTTGCCGGTGGTGCAGCTCATCGTACAGTCAGATGGCAGGGATATGGTGAAACTGCGCACCTGGACGGAGAACGTGCTGCAGGATCAGTTTCTTGCCGTCAAGGGCGTGGCCGGCACCGAAATTGTGGGGGGCCTGGAACGGGAAATCCGGGTGCTTTTGGACCCCGAAAGGCTCTCTGCCTATGATTTGACCCTGAATCAGATTATCCGTCGACTACGGGAAGAAAATATTGAGCGCCTGGCAGGACGGGTGACCGAAGGCAGCCGCGAATTCATTGTGCGCACAACCGCAGAATTTCATAGCATGGAAGATATTCGCAATGTGGTTATTGTTAATAACAAGGGTTCGATGGTGCGTTTGAAAGACCTGGCAACCGTAGAAGACAGCCACGGGGACGAGCGCGTCGTTACCCGGTTTAACGGAAAACCCGCCATTAAACTAAACATTCTCAAGCAGGCTGACGCAAACACGGTGGATGTCGCCGAAGCCGTCAATGTGTTAACCCGGCAGCTAACAAACACAGTCCCGCCGGACATTCGTTTCAATACCGTTGAAAATCAGGCAGATTACATCAAAGGCGCCATCTCGGGCGTGAGGGATTCTGCAATTGTTGCGGTGCTGCTGGTCATACTGGTGATATTTGTTTTTCTGGGGCACTGGCGCCAGGTGCTGGTGATGCTCATCGCCCTGCCTGTTACCATCCTGTTCAATTTTTTCCTGATGAAGCTGGGTAATTTTTCCATCAACATATTTTCCCTGGGCGGCCTGGTGGTGGCCATGGGCGTGGTACTGGACAACTCCATCGTGGTGATCGAAAATATCACCCGGATGCATCTGGAAAAAGGAAGAAGCAGTGACACAGTAGCAGACAAGGCCACCAGTGAAGTCGCGCTTGCTGTGCTGGCGTCCACTTTGACCTTTTTGGCCTTGTTCCTGCCGTTTCTGCTCATTCCGGGTCTGACATCACTGTTGTTTAAAGAATTGATTCTGTCAATTGCCGGAATCGTGATTGTATCGTTACTGGTAGCGCTTACAGTAACGCCCATGTTAACCCACTATCTGGTCACTGCCAAGGGGCATCCCCGTGAACATCGCAGCCTTGCCGACCGTTTCATCGAAGTGATCGACCGCTTCTATCGCCGATTACTTAATGTTCTTCTGATGTTCCGCTGGATAGTGGCAGCTGTATTTGTGGCGTTGCTGGTTGTCGCTGTCTTTTTCTTTGGCAAGATCGGCAGCGAATTCCTGCCCAAAATGGACGACGGACGGGTCATGATCAAGGCGATTTTGCCGACCGGTACCTCCGTAGCCCGAACCGACAGCCTGATGACGCGGCTGGAAAAAATCGTCCAAGACGATCGCTATGTGGACAAGTATTTTGTGCTGTCCGGCGGAAAAGTTTGGGGGCTCATTACCTATGAAATCGCCAATGAGGGGCAGATCGATGTTGAACTGGTCCCCAAAGCAGAGCGTCCCTTTTCCTCCAAAGAGTATATCGCGAAAATCAGACCGGAAGTGATGCGCCACATGATCCCGGGCGCCAAGCTTGTTGTCAAGCAGGCAAAGATGAAAGGCATCCGTAAAATGGGCGAATCGGACGTGGAGATCAAAGTGCGCGGCATCGATCTGGAACGATTGAATGAAATCGCCCATCAGGTGGTTGGTCGTCTGAACCGCATCGACGGACTGACCAATATCCGTGTGGGTACCCAGATCACCAAACCCGAATATCAAATTCAGGTGGACCGCCTGCGTTTAGCCGATCTGGGCATTTCTACCGAATCTGTTTCCAATACTGTAAAAAGCCTGATTGACGGCGCGGTGGCGTCGCAGTATCGGGATCAGGGAGAATATTACGACATTAGGGCGCTGGTGTCCGAACAGCAAATTACATCGAAAGAAGACATAGAAAATTTATTTATAGACGGCAGAAATGGACAAAAAGTGCCGCTGCGCACGGTTGCCAAAGTGATCCCGCGATTGGGGCCGGTGGAAATTGTCCGGGAAGACCAGATGAAGCAGATCATCGTGTCAAGTGACGTCACCGCCGATGCAAGTATTGGCGATATGGCAGCGGCAGTCACGAAGAGTCTGGCGGATTTTCGCTTGCCGGAAGGTTACTCGTTTCAATTTGGCGGCCAGGTCTATCTGATGCAGGAAAGCCAGAACGTTATGCTGCAAATTATAGTGTTTGCTCTGTTTTTCGCCTATGTGATTTTGGCAATTCAGTTCAATTCGTTTAAACAGCCTCTGTTGATTTTGCTGGGCGTGCCCTTTGCTTTCGCGGGAGTGATTGCGGCCTTGCTGCTGACCGGTTTTCCGGCCGGCGCCACCGTACTCATCGGCGTGATCATCATGGCGGGCGGCATTGCTACCCAGGGCGTGGTGCTGATCTCTTTTATCAATGAATACCGCCGCAAAGGCCTGGCACTGCGGGAAGCGATTCTGGAAGCGGCCCCCCTGCGCCTGCGCCCCATCCTGATGACCCAGGCGACCACTATTTTAGGGCTCACACCGCTGGCGATCAACCTGGGCGAAGGCGGCGACATGCTGCAGCCCATGGCTATTGCCGTCATTGGTGGACTATTTTTCTCGCTGTTTGTAACCCTGATGTTGCTGCCGAATTTGTATTTTATTTTTGAAAAAAAAGCAACGAAAAAATAA
- a CDS encoding thioredoxin family protein: MKIAIIGTENPMQRQLKIYVEDIIHELGLECKLDIIHNINEILAIEEKQIVLTPALIVDDKILCQGHIWSKDEIKHFMQQFCSKSKADNAKLPDKFATWKGIPREEIDWAPTIDPELCTGCGMCVTSCGRNVFDYDWDHKKAVVARPLQCMVGCTSCKVWCVYDAIRFPDSDRIRTLIKKRGVLKVAKKGLDQRKRQQQQ; this comes from the coding sequence ATGAAAATTGCAATCATTGGCACAGAAAACCCAATGCAAAGACAACTGAAAATATACGTTGAAGATATTATTCATGAATTGGGACTTGAATGCAAGCTGGACATTATTCACAATATTAACGAAATTTTGGCTATTGAGGAAAAACAAATTGTGCTGACTCCGGCTTTAATTGTCGATGATAAAATTCTCTGCCAGGGGCACATTTGGTCAAAAGATGAAATCAAGCATTTTATGCAGCAGTTCTGTTCAAAAAGTAAAGCCGATAATGCCAAACTGCCGGATAAATTCGCAACCTGGAAAGGCATACCCAGAGAAGAGATTGACTGGGCGCCGACCATTGATCCGGAGCTATGCACCGGCTGCGGAATGTGTGTAACCTCATGCGGCAGAAATGTGTTTGATTATGACTGGGACCACAAAAAAGCTGTTGTTGCCCGACCGCTCCAGTGCATGGTAGGGTGCACATCCTGCAAAGTCTGGTGCGTTTATGATGCCATCCGTTTTCCGGATAGTGACAGAATAAGAACGCTAATCAAAAAACGCGGCGTCTTAAAGGTCGCTAAAAAAGGTCTGGATCAGCGGAAACGGCAACAGCAGCAATAG
- a CDS encoding metalloregulator ArsR/SmtB family transcription factor, whose amino-acid sequence MNSPKTIQTDTIPETPEISTPDDYFATFKAISDHTRLRILNLLFHRELFVCEISGLIQHCDSTISAHLAILRDAGFIISERDGRWVKYRINPQPTNPFTKHMLRLLKQWLDHYHFYEQDIKATENINVRHTC is encoded by the coding sequence ATGAATTCACCAAAAACCATACAAACAGACACAATCCCGGAAACTCCCGAGATATCGACACCTGATGATTATTTTGCGACCTTTAAAGCAATTTCCGATCATACACGGTTACGGATTCTCAACCTGCTGTTTCACAGGGAGTTGTTTGTTTGTGAAATATCCGGATTGATCCAGCATTGTGATTCAACCATTTCTGCTCATCTTGCCATACTCAGAGATGCCGGCTTTATTATATCTGAACGGGATGGCCGTTGGGTGAAATATCGAATCAATCCCCAGCCAACGAATCCCTTTACCAAACACATGCTCCGTTTGTTAAAGCAATGGCTGGACCACTATCATTTTTATGAACAGGATATAAAGGCAACAGAAAACATCAATGTTCGCCACACCTGTTGA
- a CDS encoding DUF169 domain-containing protein has protein sequence MTHTKKYARTIKDILGLNSSAVGVKFYLKDETIDADARRLVRHRYCQALMKARHGEHVLLDAEGIACPAAAAAFGFKPLAQGLQTGKGLQGFGIVQQAETGKRMFEGMTTLEPGTLQALYLFPLEEASIAPDIVVIEDEIEKLMWIALAKLNLQGGERIESTTAVLQATCVDATLIPFVKKQFNMSFGCYGCRDATDIGPNETVLGFPFQEFNEIVNMLEFLNEKAIPNSRGKNAYALLRRKDAENVEKADPFNT, from the coding sequence ATGACACATACAAAAAAATATGCACGGACAATAAAAGATATTCTGGGACTGAACAGTTCTGCTGTTGGCGTCAAGTTTTATCTCAAAGATGAAACAATTGATGCCGATGCCCGGCGATTGGTCCGGCACCGCTATTGTCAGGCTTTGATGAAGGCCAGGCACGGCGAGCATGTGCTGCTCGATGCGGAAGGGATTGCTTGTCCTGCGGCGGCGGCTGCATTTGGATTCAAGCCGCTTGCACAGGGGTTGCAGACCGGCAAGGGCTTGCAGGGGTTCGGCATTGTTCAACAGGCCGAAACGGGCAAACGAATGTTTGAAGGCATGACCACCCTGGAGCCGGGCACGCTGCAGGCGCTCTATTTATTTCCACTCGAAGAAGCCTCAATTGCGCCAGATATTGTGGTTATTGAAGACGAGATCGAAAAATTAATGTGGATCGCCCTGGCCAAGCTGAATTTGCAGGGCGGCGAACGCATTGAAAGCACCACGGCGGTGTTACAAGCCACCTGTGTGGATGCGACGTTGATTCCTTTTGTGAAAAAGCAGTTCAACATGAGTTTCGGATGCTACGGCTGCCGCGATGCCACCGATATCGGACCGAACGAGACCGTGCTTGGTTTTCCGTTTCAGGAATTCAACGAGATTGTCAACATGCTTGAATTTTTAAATGAAAAAGCCATACCCAATTCACGCGGCAAAAATGCCTATGCCCTTCTCAGACGCAAGGATGCCGAAAATGTTGAAAAAGCAGATCCTTTTAACACGTAA
- a CDS encoding OsmC family protein, translating to MNTKQKEMKVLVTGKSENATKINLTSGKHTMIIDEPKMMGGNDEGPSPIQALLMALAGCLNVTGHEIARQEGLKLNGMDIRIEGVMNPCTFIGCSFEERAGFQNITVKVDADFDGATDEEKKHWLEETERRCPVTDNIKADTTLNVTLR from the coding sequence ATGAATACAAAGCAAAAAGAAATGAAAGTGCTGGTAACCGGAAAAAGTGAAAATGCGACGAAAATCAATCTCACTTCCGGCAAGCACACGATGATAATCGACGAACCGAAAATGATGGGCGGCAATGACGAGGGACCGTCTCCCATTCAGGCACTGTTGATGGCGCTTGCAGGTTGTTTGAATGTGACCGGCCATGAAATAGCCCGACAAGAGGGCTTGAAATTAAACGGTATGGACATCAGGATCGAAGGTGTCATGAATCCATGTACATTTATCGGTTGTTCGTTTGAAGAACGCGCCGGATTTCAAAATATAACGGTAAAAGTCGACGCTGATTTTGACGGCGCGACCGACGAAGAAAAAAAACATTGGCTGGAAGAGACCGAGCGACGTTGCCCGGTCACGGATAATATTAAAGCGGACACCACGTTAAATGTTACTCTGCGATAA